From a single Sorghum bicolor cultivar BTx623 chromosome 5, Sorghum_bicolor_NCBIv3, whole genome shotgun sequence genomic region:
- the LOC8058591 gene encoding uncharacterized protein LOC8058591 yields MSSPAMAMAVIRLARPAAIRPPSAPSLRPTARLLRRLRVVRCRAGGGGNGEGGKGKEEGEAAEAPESLFARELRRRGMAPGAAAAGANKEAEEGAPPEAGAKRRVAAAEFERAAAADGQRQRSMALNSEGLEGLVPRAKLLLSLGGTFFLAFGPLILVTVSLFAGLYVYFGPSFVHDASKTPVSVPPYIDPYELLEDERLSRPSPDVF; encoded by the exons ATGTCCAGCCCAGCGATGGCAATGGCCGTGATCCGCCTCGCGCGCCCCGCCGCCATCCGCCCGCCGTCGGCCCCGTCGCTACGGCCGACCGCGCGGCTGCTGCGCCGCCTCCGCGTCGTGAGGtgccgcgccggcggcggcggcaacggggagggagggaaggggaaggaggagggggaggccgCGGAGGCGcccgagtcgctcttcgccaggGAGCTCCGGCGGCGCGGGATGGCGCCGggggccgccgccgcgggcgctAATAAGGAGGCGGAGGAGGGGGCGCCGCCGGAGGCCGGGGCCAAGCGCCGGGTGGCGGCCGCCGAGTTcgagcgcgccgccgccgccgacggccAGCGCCAGCGGTCCATGGCGCTCAACAGCGAGGGCCTCGAG GGTCTTGTTCCTCGGGCAAAGTTACTACTATCACTTGGCGGTACCTTCTTTCTGGCATTTGGGCCCCTGATTCTTGTGACCGTTTCTCTTTTTGCTGGTTTATATGTG TACTTTGGACCGAGTTTTGTACATGATGCAAGCAAGACACCGGTGTCGGTGCCACCATACATTGATCCATACGAGCTGCTTGAGGACGAGAGGCTCAGCCGACCCTCCCCAGATGTGTTCTGA
- the LOC110435310 gene encoding uncharacterized protein LOC110435310 translates to MALLIKSTIIIAVFLVLGVIISSTSICCVGAVGTQDTPAPKPKPGMPCFHAGGSQYPCTVDGCRRLCEHEHHRSDKAYCKSVGPPGECCCPN, encoded by the exons ATGGCACTCCTCATCAAGAGCACAATAATCATCGCTGTTTTCTTggttcttggagtcatcatatCTTCCACATCCATATGTTGCGTTGGTGCAGTCG GCACGCAGGACACTCCTGCTCCCAAGCCAAAACCAGGGATGCCGTGCTTCCACGCCGGAGGCTCGCAGTACCCGTGTACTGTGGATGGGTGCCGCAGGTTATGCGAGCACGAACACCACAGGAGCGATAAGGCCTACTGTAAAAGTGTTGGGCCTCCAGGGGAGTGCTGCTGCCCAAATTAA